CAAAAAGGTACTCGATGGGATAGTCACTAAACCGATTTTCATCACACCATAAACGATTGTGGGAATGAGGAGTCCATTTAACCACATGGGTACCATCAAATAGGGGTTAAAGGCGATCGGGGCACCAAAAACTAGGGGTTCATTGATGTTAAAAAGTGATGGGATCATCACTGCTTTCCCCACTGCCTTGAGTTGAGCTGACTTGCTTAAGACAAGCATCATTACTGATAAAGACAGTGTTGCTCCTAAACCACCGATTGCCGCAACTGAGTAGCAGGTTTCAGTCGTGGCGATATTAACTGCCTGACTACCACTTGCGATTGCTGCTGCATTCGCGGCCAGAGCTGACATGTAGACAGGATCAATGACAGGCATCATCACCCAGCTCGAAATACCGAAAGTATATAGAAAGACTGGGATAAAAACTGAGAGAACAAAACCTGGGTAGGTCTGAATGATACTTGCTAACGGCCTAAATAAGACGAGGACGATATCAAAGAAATCCAGTCGAAACTGAAAAGTAATCAGCCACCCACAAAAGAGAATGAAGGTAATGGGTAACAAGTTATTAAACCAACCAACGACAAAATCGGGAATCGGGGTATCCTCACTAAAGAAGGAATACTTAGCCGCGATAGACATGACAAGCCCAGAAAAGAGACCTGTCAACATAGATAAGAACATCCCCGTTGCGCCAAAGCGAGATAATATGAAAGTCACCTTTCCATCTGCTGTGATCGTGGGAAATAGGAGCATCATAAAGAGGACTAGTGAGGTGGCACCACTTATTAGTTTCTGTGAACCAAAGCCCTTCTTCTCCATCAAGAAATAGGGAATTAAGAAGGCGACAACTAAGGCGTACATACCAAAAGAGAAGTCACTAATCATCGACAAATCGGGTATGCTACTGATTATATTTTTAAGTAAGGCAAACATGGTGATGAGTGACCCGACAAAAACAAGGGGCAGAGCTGCCATAATGGCATCTTGAATGGCTGAAACCCAAGGATTATTGACGACTTTATTAACTTTAGGTGCAAAAGACTCTGTCATAAATCGCATCATTTTTTTCATCATTGGCTATCCTGTGCTTCTTTTTTAAGTAGAGAATTATCATATGCCTTAAAAAATGGTAAGAATACGAGCCATGTCATGACAAAAATCAATAGACAAACGATAACCGCACGAAAGTCTTGTGTTGTGAGATAAGAGGTGATTGGATAGGGGATATACCACAATAAAAAAGTATTTGCAGGGATTTTTACGATACCGATAGACATGACAATATAAGCAATCGTTGGCACAATAATACTATTTAGCCACATAGGTACCATCAGATATGGATTAAAGGCTATCGGTGCGCCGAAAACAAGGGGTTCATTAATATTAAAGATAGATGGAATGATCACTGCTTTGCCAACCGCCTTTAACTGCTGGGACTTGCTTAAAAAAACCATCATGACTGACAAGGCTAAGGTTGTACCGATACCACCCATCGATGAAAAAGCATAGCAGGTTTCTATCGTTGCGATATTGACAGCCTTGCCACCAGCAGCAACTGCTTGTGCGTTAGCAGCTATCCCTGATAGATAAACTGGGTAAATAATCGGCATCATCACCCAGCCAGATATACCGAAGGTATATAAGAATACGGGAATAAACACCGATAGTACAAATCCTGGATAAGACTGTACGATACTTGCAAGGGGACTAAAAACAACAAGTACGATGTCAAAAAAATCAAGCTTAAACTGAAAAGTAATCAGCCACCCACAAAACAAAGTGAGCGTAATCGGAATCAGATTATTAAACCAACCAACGACAAAATCTGGAATCGGGGTATCTTCATCAAAGAAGGAATACTTGACTGCGATACTCATCACTAGACCTACAAATAAGCCCGTGATCATCGACAAGAACATCCCTGTCGCGCCAAACCGAGATAGGATAAAGGTCGCATTACCATCTGCTGAGATAGTTGGAAATAGGAGCATCATAAACAAGACAAGAGAGGTTGACCCGGATATTAGTTTTTGAGACGGATATCCCTTCTTCTCCATCAGATAATAAGGAATCAAGAAGGCAACAATCAAGGCATACATGCCAAATGAAAAGTTACTGATCATCGATAAATCGGGTAGTTGCGACCAGATATTTTTTAATAGGGATACAATCGTAATCAAAGAACCTACGAAAACCAAAGGTAAGGCTGCCATAATCGAATCTTGAATGGCTGATATCCAAGCATTTTTAACGACTTTATTGACTTTTGGTGCGAAGACTTCTGTCATAAACCGCATGATACGCGTCATCAAGTTAGTCATCACTGATATCCTCCATCTCAAGAATCAAATCAAGTGCCTTTTCCCCGTTCAAGGTGCCATAGATAGTATGAGGAATAACGAGGGCCTTGATGGGTTTGTCTTTGGTCTGCTCTTGAAATTCGGCTAGCATATAAGACAAATGCGGGCCAATTAATAAGTAATCTGTTTCGTTAATCCGGTCGTCTAACTGAGATTCACTTGCTGCTTTAACAGATAAGTGCACCTTTCTTTTCTTAGCTGCCTTTCTGATCGCTGCTGCCATGAAGCCACTTGATGCACCTGATCCACAAATCAATAATACATTTTTCATTTTTTTCCACACTTTCTTATTTGATACATTAATTATAAAACAAGCGCATGATGACAAGCAAACTTCTTTTTTTCCTATTACTAGGAAGCTTCATGATTTTGATGCAAAAAAAGTACCTAGGGAAACCTAGGTACTTTCTGTATTATATATGCATTAATTAAAACATCGATGTTGAATGCGCGTGCTTTAATTGACCAGACTGGATTTTCTCCATGATCTGATTGACCGCATGTGGGCCTTCTTTGAAGCCTTCGACAATCAAGCCAAGTTTCCCTTCATAGCTTGCTGTATCACCAATGGCGTAGATATTGTCACTACTTGTTTGGTAATGTTTATCAACCAAGAAATGCTGGCGATTCATCTTCAGATTAACTGACCAAGCACGGATATCCTTATTATTGCTGAGGAAGCCATGTTGTACAATGATCGTATCTACTTCCAGTTGATGATCATTAGATAAGGTTAGCATCAAGCCATCCTTATGATCTGAAATGTTGCGAATCGTCATCGGTGTTAAGACATCAACTTTTGAGGCATGCAGCTTATCAACTGAAGATTCATGGGCACGAAACTCATTTCTTCTATGAATCAGACTAACTGATGCGCCGACGTGTTCTAACATCAAAGCCATGTCGATAGCCGAATCTCCACCACCGGCAATGGCGATATGCTTGCCATTAAACTGATCTTTTTCAGCAACATTATAGCGGAGTTTAGCTTCATCAAAGACGGATGGCTCATCAGTCTTAAGCATTTTAGGTGCGAACGAGCCATTTCCTGTCGCAATGACCACGGCTTTGGTCACGTAACTCGTTTTGCTTGTCTTCACCTCGTAGAACCCAGTGTCAGCTTGTTTCGTAATATCGACTACTTTTTCAGAAAGTCTGATTGGCACGCCGAATTGGGCAGTTTGTTTGACCAAATCTGCTACCAAATCTTCAGCTTTTACTGCAAAATAACCAGGGACATCATGGATTGTCTTCTCTGGATATAGGGCTGTTAATTGGCCGCCTGCTGTTTCAAGCGAGTCCAAAATTTGTACTTTATTTTTACGCATGCCAGCGTAGAAACCAGCAAAGAGACCGCTTGGCCCAGCACCAATAATTGTGATATCGTAAATATTTTCTGTCATTTTCATATTCCTTTTTAGCATATAGTGTCAAAGATATTTTACCATATTTAAATGAAAAACGTATTAAAAACGCTTAATATTTTCTATATACCAACAGAACATCTAGACTTAGTAACGACGAAATTTAGTTTCTTGAATTCTGCTTTTTAACCAGTCCTATTTTGATTACTGCCACACTGTTGTCAGCTTTAAACAGGTATACTTATCCTATACCAAACCTATCATCATCATTAATTGGAGAAAACACATGAAAACAATTTATATTTACCTACTTGATACACTTGCGGACTGGGAAATTGGCTACATCATGTCAGAATTACGCTCAAAACGATTTTTCAAAAGAGATGTACCTGAGATTACGATTAAAACAGTCAGTTATGACTTAACTCCCATCACGACGATGGGTGGCTTTACGCGCACACCTGATTGCTTGATAGCTGATATTTTGGTCAATGCATCCAGCACCTTACTCTTACCAGGCGCAGATACTTGGCATGAGCAGAAACATCAAGCAATACTCGTCAAAACGCGTGACTTACTTGATGCTGGGGCAACGATAGGGGGGATTTGTGGGGCAACTGCTGCCCTTGCCAATGTTGGCATACTAGACGATCGGATGCATAC
The DNA window shown above is from Lactococcus paracarnosus and carries:
- a CDS encoding PTS sugar transporter subunit IIC codes for the protein MKKMMRFMTESFAPKVNKVVNNPWVSAIQDAIMAALPLVFVGSLITMFALLKNIISSIPDLSMISDFSFGMYALVVAFLIPYFLMEKKGFGSQKLISGATSLVLFMMLLFPTITADGKVTFILSRFGATGMFLSMLTGLFSGLVMSIAAKYSFFSEDTPIPDFVVGWFNNLLPITFILFCGWLITFQFRLDFFDIVLVLFRPLASIIQTYPGFVLSVFIPVFLYTFGISSWVMMPVIDPVYMSALAANAAAIASGSQAVNIATTETCYSVAAIGGLGATLSLSVMMLVLSKSAQLKAVGKAVMIPSLFNINEPLVFGAPIAFNPYLMVPMWLNGLLIPTIVYGVMKIGLVTIPSSTFLLWYMPYPVASYLATQDGRAIVLCILLFIVSWLVFLPFFKAYDNTLLKKEAQGL
- a CDS encoding PTS sugar transporter subunit IIC codes for the protein MTRIMRFMTEVFAPKVNKVVKNAWISAIQDSIMAALPLVFVGSLITIVSLLKNIWSQLPDLSMISNFSFGMYALIVAFLIPYYLMEKKGYPSQKLISGSTSLVLFMMLLFPTISADGNATFILSRFGATGMFLSMITGLFVGLVMSIAVKYSFFDEDTPIPDFVVGWFNNLIPITLTLFCGWLITFQFKLDFFDIVLVVFSPLASIVQSYPGFVLSVFIPVFLYTFGISGWVMMPIIYPVYLSGIAANAQAVAAGGKAVNIATIETCYAFSSMGGIGTTLALSVMMVFLSKSQQLKAVGKAVIIPSIFNINEPLVFGAPIAFNPYLMVPMWLNSIIVPTIAYIVMSIGIVKIPANTFLLWYIPYPITSYLTTQDFRAVIVCLLIFVMTWLVFLPFFKAYDNSLLKKEAQDSQ
- a CDS encoding PTS sugar transporter subunit IIB — translated: MKNVLLICGSGASSGFMAAAIRKAAKKRKVHLSVKAASESQLDDRINETDYLLIGPHLSYMLAEFQEQTKDKPIKALVIPHTIYGTLNGEKALDLILEMEDISDD
- a CDS encoding NAD(P)/FAD-dependent oxidoreductase → MTENIYDITIIGAGPSGLFAGFYAGMRKNKVQILDSLETAGGQLTALYPEKTIHDVPGYFAVKAEDLVADLVKQTAQFGVPIRLSEKVVDITKQADTGFYEVKTSKTSYVTKAVVIATGNGSFAPKMLKTDEPSVFDEAKLRYNVAEKDQFNGKHIAIAGGGDSAIDMALMLEHVGASVSLIHRRNEFRAHESSVDKLHASKVDVLTPMTIRNISDHKDGLMLTLSNDHQLEVDTIIVQHGFLSNNKDIRAWSVNLKMNRQHFLVDKHYQTSSDNIYAIGDTASYEGKLGLIVEGFKEGPHAVNQIMEKIQSGQLKHAHSTSMF
- a CDS encoding DJ-1/PfpI family protein, which gives rise to MKTIYIYLLDTLADWEIGYIMSELRSKRFFKRDVPEITIKTVSYDLTPITTMGGFTRTPDCLIADILVNASSTLLLPGADTWHEQKHQAILVKTRDLLDAGATIGGICGATAALANVGILDDRMHTSNGLVFLDMFAKAYHGHPHYLDEPAVSDRNLITANSTAGLLWTKLILEKIGVFEVDTLTAWYQYFSTGDAAYFFELMQSLPANSE